From Diceros bicornis minor isolate mBicDic1 chromosome 17, mDicBic1.mat.cur, whole genome shotgun sequence, the proteins below share one genomic window:
- the LOC131415590 gene encoding killer cell lectin-like receptor subfamily E member 1, whose translation MHNCLRHSGGLGKVLNVVTHDHFMHPDGLTAASSWKFIAVILCIICLVLLLSVGILAIELNQKSFQAEGCPGNLSFKEANKTVWKYPTCSSNWHQRGENCYYFSRNMFPWKECQRYCIGLDSSFLKLNIEEEMNFVMKLSKMQCDMHQEKFLICLYYNSKQLKWV comes from the exons ATGCACAACTGCCTCAGGCACAGTGGTGGGCTGGGAAAGGTCCTCAATGTGGTGACACATGACCATTTCATGCATCCTG ATGGCCTTACTGCGGCTTCTTCATGGAAATTCATTGCAGTGATTCTGTGCATCATTTGCCTGGTACTTCTTTTGTCTGTTGGAATCTTAGCCATAGAGT TGAATCAGAAGTCATTTCAAGCAGAAGGATGTCCAGGAAATCTCTCCTTCAAGGAAGCAAATAAAACAG tttggAAATATCCCACATGTTCAAGCAACTGGCATCAGCGTGGAGAAAACTGTTACTATTTTTCAAGAAACATGTTTCCTTGGAAAGAATGTCAACGTTATTGCATTGGTTTAGATTCAAGTTTCCTTAAATTGAATATTGAAGAAGAGATG AATTTTGTAATGAAATTGTcaaaaatgcaatgtgatatgCATCAAGAAAAGTTTTTGATCTGTTTATACTACAACAGCAAACAGCTGAAATGGGTTTGA